In one window of Arachis ipaensis cultivar K30076 chromosome B06, Araip1.1, whole genome shotgun sequence DNA:
- the LOC107645489 gene encoding uncharacterized protein LOC107645489: MGLLSMAMAKAKAKATATTTHTTDMGLLLVFFPQNHNAPNTNTSFKRTNSNNLILSKTQSTISICALLFFLTLLLFTLSTFEPTNTLHRNNNNSNHHPTKLVQSKTQNHNNWFLPKRFWPNTPFKSQHSHSPSKALQRMGTLYRRGTRAMTDLVICHVADETTVHEFRYFLRLIHRSGLTARSDVVFLFSSRSLSSSFAPVIREENEAFSSLVELHSELNSTRWSQLKHGKKNNDASRTSQRQVNPAVVMGGARGVRRLANAVVVEIVRAAMQQRKRKNSVSESAILSQLTGGNEIMLKGKGVELMEPSESIPDASQLSGRNSGASLSDYAIIQRGTTSNHDLINSVIKKQICSSVVDSSVYRDC, from the coding sequence ATGGGGCTCCTTTCAATGGCAATGGCAAAGGCAAAAGCCAAAGCCACAGCCACCACCACCCACACCACCGACATGGGTCTTCTCTTAGTCTTCTTCCCTCAGAACCACAATGCCCCCAACACAAACACCTCCTTCAAGAGAACCAACTCTAACAACCTTATTCTCTCCAAGACCCAATCAACTATCTCCATATGCGCACTCCTCTTCTTCCTTACTCTCCTTCTCTTCACGCTCTCCACATTTGAACCCACTAACACACTTCATCGTAACAACAACAATAGCAACCACCATCCAACTAAACTCGTCCAATCTAAAACCCAAAACCACAATAATTGGTTTTTACCAAAGCGCTTCTGGCCAAACACGCCCTTCAAATCACAACATTCACATTCTCCCTCCAAGGCACTTCAGAGAATGGGCACCTTATACCGTAGAGGAACAAGAGCAATGACCGATCTAGTTATCTGCCACGTGGCCGACGAAACCACCGTCCACGAATTCCGTTATTTTCTCAGATTAATCCACCGCTCAGGACTCACTGCAAGAAGCGACGTCGTTTTTCTCTTCAGTTCTCGTTCTCTGTCCTCCTCCTTCGCGCCGGTTATTCGCGAAGAGAACGAAGCTTTCTCCTCGCTTGTTGAGCTGCACTCTGAGTTGAACTCGACTCGATGGAGCCAGTTGAAGCACGGGAAGAAGAACAACGACGCGAGTCGGACGAGCCAGCGCCAGGTCAACCCTGCCGTCGTGATGGGCGGCGCTCGCGGCGTCCGGCGGTTAGCAAATGCGGTTGTGGTGGAGATCGTGCGGGCAGCGATGCAGcaaaggaagaggaagaattCAGTATCCGAGTCAGCGATACTGAGTCAACTCACCGGCGGGAACGAGATCATGTTGAAGGGAAAAGGCGTTGAGTTAATGGAGCCGAGCGAGTCGATCCCTGATGCGAGTCAACTCAGTGGGCGAAACTCGGGCGCGTCGCTTTCAGATTATGCAATAATTCAACGCGGGACAACGAGTAATCATGATTTAATTAATTCTGTTATTAAAAAGCAAATTTGTTCTTCTGTGGTTGATTCTTCTGTCTATAGAGATTGTTAG
- the LOC107645490 gene encoding pentatricopeptide repeat-containing protein At2g41720 (The sequence of the model RefSeq protein was modified relative to this genomic sequence to represent the inferred CDS: added 86 bases not found in genome assembly): MKNQKNYCARNDIYNMMIRLHARHNRTDQARGLFFEMQEWRCKPDAETYNALINAHGRAGQWRWAMNIMDDMLRAAIPPSRSTYNNLINACGSSGNWKEALNVCKKMTDNGVGPDLVTHNIVLSAFKSGAQYSKALSYFELMKGTHIRPDTTTLNIIIHCLVKLQQYDKAIDIFNSMRRNKSDCRPDVVTFTSIIHLYSTCGQVENCVAAFNMMLAEGLKPNTISYNSLIGAYAARGMDKEALAVFNEIKQNGFWPDIVSYTSLLNAYGRSQKPQKAREIFAMIKKNRLKPNIVTYNALIDAYGSNGLLAEAIEILREMEQDGIYPNVVSICTLLAACGRCSQKVKIDTILSAAEMRGIKLNTVAYNSAIGAYMNVGKYDRAVGLYKSMRKKNIKPDSVTYTVLISGCCNMSKYSEALVFMEEMMHLRLTLSKEVYSSAICAYSKLGQVIEAESTFNLMKSSGCYPDVVAYTAMLDAYNAGENWEKAYALFEEMEVNGIKLDTIACAALMRAFNKGGQPGRVLSLAESMREKDIPFSDTIYFEMVSACSILHDWRTAVDIMKYIEPSLPVISSGCLNL; the protein is encoded by the exons ATGAAGAACCAGAAGAACTACTGTGCGCGTAATGATATATACAACATGATGATTAGGTTGCATGCTAGGCATAACCGAACTGACCAGGCGCGTGGATTGTTCTTTGAGATGCAAGAATGGAG GTGTAAACCTGATGCTGAGACTTATAATGCTCTTATCAATGCGCATGGTCGAGCTGGACAGTGGCGTTGGGCGATGAATATCATGGATGACATGCTGCGAGCTGCT ATTCCACCAAGCCGGTCAACTTATAACAACTTGATAAACGCCTGTGGCTCTAGTGGAAATTGGAAAGAAGCACTTAATGTTTGCAAGAAAATGACAGACAATGGAGTTGGGCCTGATCTTGTTACACACAATATTGTGTTATCTGCATTTAAAAGTGGGGCTCAGTATTCAAAAGCTCTGTCTTATTTTGAACTAATGAAGGGAACTCACATTCGTCCTGACACAACTACCCTTAACATTATTATCCATTGTCTTGTGAAGCTTCAACAATATGACAAAGCCATCGATATTTTCAATTCCATGAGGAGAAATAAGTCTGATTGTCGTCCTGATGTTGTAACTTTTACCAGCATCATACACTTGTATTCTACATGTGGGCAAGTTGAAAATTGCGTGGCTGCATTTAATATGATGCTTGCAGAAGGGCTGAAACCCAACACAATCTCATATAATTCATTAATTGGTGCATATGCTGCTCGCGGGATGGACAAGGAGGCACTTGCGGTTTTCAATGAGATCAAACAAAATGGTTTCTGGCCAGATATTGTGTCCTATACATCTTTGCTTAATGCTTATGGAAGATCACAAAAGCctcaaaaggcaagggaaatatTTGCAATGATAAAGAAAAACAGATTGAAGCCTAACATTGTTACTTACAATGCACTAATTGATGCCTATGGATCTAATGGTTTGTTGGCGGAGGCAATTGAAATATTGCGTGAGATGGAACAAGATGGAATTTATCCAAATGTTGTCTCAATATGCACTCTCTTGGCTGCCTGTGGGCGGTGCAGTCAGAAGGTGAAGATTGATACAATCCTATCAGCAGCTGAGATGCGAGGCATTAAATTGAATACGGTTGCCTATAATTCAGCTATAGGAGCCTATATGAATGTGGGGAAATATGACAGAGCTGTAGGCTTGTATAAATCTATgaggaagaaaaatataaaacctGATTCTGTTACTTACACTGTGTTGATAAGTGGTTGTTGTAATATGTCAAAATATAGTGAAGCCCTAGTTTTCATGGAAGAAATGATGCATCTTAGACTAACTTTGTCCAAAGAGGTCTACTCTTCTGCCATATGTGCTTACAGCAAACTG GGACAAGTCATAGAAGCAGAATCCACATTCAACTTGATGAAATCATCTGGTTGCTATCCTGATGTAGTTGCATACACTGCAATGCTTGATGCATACAATGCAGGAG AGAATTGGGAAAAGGCATATGCACTCTTTGAAGAAATGGAAGTAAATGGCATCAAGCTAGATACGATTGCATGTGCTGCCCTGATGAGAGCTTTTAATAAAGGTGGTCAACCAGGAAGGGTCCTCAGTCTTGCAGAAAGTATGAGAGAAAAAGATATTCCTTTCAGTGATACCATTTATTTTGAAATGGTATCTGCCTGTAGCAT